Proteins encoded in a region of the Vibrio ponticus genome:
- a CDS encoding HlyC/CorC family transporter has protein sequence MDDISTGILFALLACLIVISGYFSGSETGMMALNRYRLKHLSNSGHKGARRVEKLLDRPDRLIGLILIGNNLVNILASAIATILGMRLYGDIGVAIATGALTLVILVFAEVTPKTLAALYPERVSYASSVLLSLLMKVLSPLVILVNFITNGFIRLLGVKASHGDDDHLSSEELRTVVNEAGSLIPRRHQDMLVSILDLENVTVNDIMVPRNEITGIDINDDWKSIVRQLTHSPHGRVVLYRDQIDEAVGMLRLREAYRLMLEKNEFTKERLLRAADEVYFIPEGTPLNVQLLKFQRKKQRIGLIVDEYGDIIGLVTLEDILEEIVGEFTTSIAPSLSEEIIPQGDGSFLIEGSANIRDINKGLKWKLPTDGPRTLNGLILEHLEDIPESHLSVQVSGHPMEIVELEENRIKLVKVFPKLKQAS, from the coding sequence TTGGACGACATATCAACGGGTATCTTATTTGCGCTACTCGCGTGTCTCATTGTAATTTCAGGTTATTTTTCAGGTTCAGAAACCGGCATGATGGCTCTGAATCGCTATCGATTAAAACACTTATCCAACAGTGGTCATAAAGGTGCCAGACGAGTAGAAAAGCTACTTGACCGACCCGATCGCTTAATTGGTCTTATTCTAATCGGCAACAACCTCGTCAATATTCTCGCTTCTGCTATCGCTACCATTCTCGGTATGCGCCTTTATGGTGACATTGGTGTCGCCATCGCCACAGGTGCCCTCACCCTCGTCATCTTAGTCTTTGCGGAAGTCACCCCAAAAACGCTTGCTGCGCTCTATCCTGAACGCGTCTCCTACGCCAGTAGCGTTCTGCTCTCACTGTTAATGAAGGTGCTTTCTCCTTTGGTGATCTTGGTAAACTTCATTACTAATGGTTTTATCCGCCTACTCGGGGTGAAAGCAAGCCATGGTGATGACGACCACTTAAGTTCAGAGGAGCTACGTACTGTGGTCAATGAGGCGGGGAGCCTTATTCCTCGTCGCCACCAAGACATGTTGGTCTCGATTCTTGACCTCGAAAATGTCACCGTCAATGACATTATGGTGCCACGCAACGAGATCACGGGTATCGACATCAATGATGATTGGAAGTCGATTGTGCGCCAGCTCACTCACTCCCCGCACGGTCGAGTGGTGTTGTATCGCGATCAGATTGATGAAGCGGTAGGTATGCTACGTCTGCGAGAAGCGTATCGCTTAATGCTGGAAAAAAATGAATTCACTAAAGAGCGGCTGCTGCGCGCGGCTGATGAAGTCTACTTTATCCCGGAAGGGACGCCGCTTAATGTTCAGCTACTTAAGTTTCAGCGTAAGAAACAGCGCATCGGTCTGATTGTGGATGAATATGGTGACATTATTGGCTTAGTCACCCTCGAGGATATCCTAGAAGAGATTGTCGGCGAATTTACCACTTCTATTGCGCCAAGTTTGTCGGAAGAGATCATTCCACAAGGTGATGGTAGCTTTTTAATCGAAGGCAGCGCCAATATTCGTGATATCAACAAAGGGCTCAAATGGAAACTGCCAACCGATGGTCCTCGTACCTTAAATGGTCTTATCTTAGAGCACTTAGAAGATATTCCAGAAAGCCACCTCAGCGTACAAGTCTCTGGGCATCCGATGGAGATTGTTGAGTTAGAAGAAAACCGCATCAAACTGGTTAAGGTCTTTCCCAAGCTGAAACAAGCAAGTTAA